The sequence TAATTAACTCTAAACCAAATATCTCTGCAGCCTTATCAAATGAGTAGTGCATCAGCTCAGAACCGATCACGACTCGACTGCTAACTTTAGTCGCTTGCTCGTATGAAGCTGCTTGTCTGCAAGCAGCCCAAAGGGCACTGATATTGGCCAGCGTCCCCCCACTGGTGAAAATCCCTAAGGTCGTTGTAAAATCATTAACGCAAGCCTCATAGAAAGATGGCTCAAGATCGAACAACTCTTTATGTATCAAACCCAGCGTTTGTCGTTCTAGCATGGTTAAACCGCGACTGGTTTCCATTTTTACCATGTTTTGATTTAAAGACTGTATGAGCCGTCCAATCTCTGGAATAAAGCGCGGCAATGGGCTAGTCATGTGCCCGAGAAAGCGTGGAGAAGCTAAATGGGCACTATCTGGAATAATTTGATGTTCCAGATAGTCCAAATAATCATCAAATGTTTGCCCCTCTAAAGGGATTTCAAATAATGAATATTTCTTAATTAAACTATCCTTATTAAATGGTGCCTGATCATCCGTATCATTGAAAAAGCGTGTAATCCCCTGATTAATACGCTTAGATAATGCATCGTTGGGTTGAGTAAACAAGGCCTGAATCTCTGCAAATGGCCGATCATATTGAAACTGATCAGCCTCAGATACACTAACGGGTTCAATCATAAAATTCCTTTCATAGATAAAATAGCGCATTATGGCGGAGGGTAACTTAGGTGTTATGGTGTCTCCTCACCGTGCATCACTTGAGCCATAACGATGGTAGGGTCTATGTCGGAAAACCTAATCAGTAATGCTAGTAATTCATCTAACAGCATTTGCATAAATGGGGTGCCCACTTTATTGAGCTTATAAGCGGCAGAAACAACAAGACCTTCAGCATCGGTGTGAACCATAAACTCAATATCGGTACTAAAAGCAAAATCAATTTTGTGATCAGCACAGCTTTCTAATTTCAAGTGTAGATCCCCTTGTCTATGCTCTTTTTGTAAGACTTGTTCATTAAATACCAATGACACGCTCAATGCAGAGCCTGTCTCAAGCCCAGTATTTGCAGCTAATGCATCCATAATGGTTTCATGAGGTATGTGTTGCCATGCAAAATCTTGGGCCATTTTTTCTTGATGTGTCGCCAGCGCTTGAGCAAACGATTGATCATTCTGCCAACTCTTTAACACCATCATAGGATTAATAAAATTTCCCAGAGTCTGCGCGAATTCTGAATAAACCCTTTGGGCGGTATACGCACCAAATACAGTATCACCCGCTACTTTGTGTCGCTCTAACATTATCTGTAAGGCCAAAGTAAAAATACCAAATAGCGTTGTTCGATGAGTTTGTGCCAGTATCCTTAAAGCCTGTACATGTCTGACCGATAGTTGTCTGACCATTAACTCTCCAGACTCATCCTGACTTTGATGATCTGAAAATGGCAGAATTAACGGCTTATAACCTGCTAATTTTTGTTGCCAGTAGCTTAGTCCTGGCTGAAGAGCATCGCGATAAGATGGGCTGGACTCCCATTGGATGTAATCAAAATAATCAACAGACAAGGCCGGTAACGATTTTCCACTATAAAGATCCATCAACTCCTTAATGAATAATTCACAAGACACACCATCGAACACAATATGATGAATATTAAAATAAAAATAATATTCATCCTCTGACAGCTTAACTAACTGTAATATTGCTAAAGGCGCATTGAATACTTGAATGGGGGTATTAAATAAATCATATTCCAAATCAGTAAGACACTTTGCTTTATCGGCCTTTAAGCTACCGGACAAATCCAAAATATTTAGCGTTAGTGGTTCGCCATTTAAAGTCATCATCGGCTGACTCTGTGCGTTCATTTCGACCTGCGCCCGAAAGATTTGATGCCGCATCATCAGATGTGCCATAGCTGTTTTAAATCTATCAAGATTGAGCTGATTTAAAATATGCAAACTGAACGGCATATTATGATTCATCGAACCTGCCCCATTCTGAATGGCTTGCCAAACGGCTCTCTGTGCAAAAGAGAGGGGGACTGACAAGCCATTAAAGCAATGGCTATCATCATATTGAGGTGACTTCGCGCCAGCTTTTTGTTCAATATGCTTAATCATGTCACTGAATTTGGGATTTTGAAGCAAACCACTGACGTCAACTGAGAAGCCCACACGTTCAGACAGGCCTATACTGAGCCGGATCAATAATAAGGAATTCCCCCCCATAGCAAAAAAATGGCTATCCGGATTCGGTTGTTGGCCCAACAGCTGCTGCCAAATATTGGCCAATGCCACTTCGTTTGTACTAATAGATGTCTTCATATCTCTTGCCTTTATTAAATTAACGCCATGCCATATGGCTTAAATGCCCGCTTTATAAAATAATCGCCTTATGCCTCAGAGGACGTTAATACATTGCGCAATATGGTTTCAGGCTGCCCCAGTAGCCGCACTAAATCAGCTTCATATTGAGCCAATAAATTTGCTGCTTCATCGTCAGACGCTCTTGCATGGTCATATTTCAAATTAAATTCAAATTGACCTGCACTTTGCCAACAAGACAATTCATACACTAAGCGCACATCATCACCAGCAACAGCCACACTCGTTAAAGCACAATCTCCTAAATACAGCATCTCATCACTCATCGGTTGCATGACAAAACACACCTGACACAGCTGGTTCACCCCAGCCCCCACTCCACTCTTACCTGTCTTTTCAGTCACTTGAGCAAAAGACAAAGCTTGGTGTTGCAGCATCTGTTTGTATTGTTCATTTACTTGATGCACTAAGTCATAAAATGTGGCGCCAGGGTTGTGCTGTGCGTGAAAGATAGGATTACTGATAAAACAGCCTAACATGTCATGAATCTGGCTATTCTCGCGCCCCGAGCTTGAGGTACCGATCAAGAAATTATTTTGATTAAAAAATGTAGCAAGCGTCACCTGAAAAGTGCTAAGCAGGACAATAAACGAAGTCAAAGCTTGCTCCTGGCCCAGTATCTGTATCTCAACACCCACTTCCTTTGGCAACGTCAGCCTAAGCGTTTTCGCGATGGGTGCCACATCAGCCTGAATCGGAATCAAGGCTTCCACCTCAGATCCTTGTGTTAGCCAAGAAGGTGTAGCATGGGCTTCTTGTGCATCGACTAAGGCGCGCTGCCATACAGCATAATCGCCATAATTAATGGTTGGCTCGACCAAATTAAACGAAGATATGCCCTTATTTTTATAAAGATTATTCAACTCATTAAAAAAAATAGGCGCCGACCAGGCGTCAAAAACCACGTGGTGAAAATTAAACACCAAACCATAGCCACCTTCTTTGAAGGGCAAAACATGGACGCGCCATCCATATTCTTTTAATAAATCAAATGGCTGCCGCACCACTTCGGCGACAGCATAATTCAACTCAGACCTTGCAATGGACTGCTC comes from Neisseriaceae bacterium CLB008 and encodes:
- a CDS encoding condensation domain-containing protein; translation: MKTSISTNEVALANIWQQLLGQQPNPDSHFFAMGGNSLLLIRLSIGLSERVGFSVDVSGLLQNPKFSDMIKHIEQKAGAKSPQYDDSHCFNGLSVPLSFAQRAVWQAIQNGAGSMNHNMPFSLHILNQLNLDRFKTAMAHLMMRHQIFRAQVEMNAQSQPMMTLNGEPLTLNILDLSGSLKADKAKCLTDLEYDLFNTPIQVFNAPLAILQLVKLSEDEYYFYFNIHHIVFDGVSCELFIKELMDLYSGKSLPALSVDYFDYIQWESSPSYRDALQPGLSYWQQKLAGYKPLILPFSDHQSQDESGELMVRQLSVRHVQALRILAQTHRTTLFGIFTLALQIMLERHKVAGDTVFGAYTAQRVYSEFAQTLGNFINPMMVLKSWQNDQSFAQALATHQEKMAQDFAWQHIPHETIMDALAANTGLETGSALSVSLVFNEQVLQKEHRQGDLHLKLESCADHKIDFAFSTDIEFMVHTDAEGLVVSAAYKLNKVGTPFMQMLLDELLALLIRFSDIDPTIVMAQVMHGEETP